In one window of Gorilla gorilla gorilla isolate KB3781 chromosome 2, NHGRI_mGorGor1-v2.1_pri, whole genome shotgun sequence DNA:
- the COPB2 gene encoding coatomer subunit beta' produces the protein MPLRLDIKRKLTARSDRVKSVDLHPTEPWMLASLYNGSVCVWNHETQTLVKTFEVCDLPVRAAKFVARKNWVVTGADDMQIRVFNYNTLERVHMFEAHSDYIRCIAVHPTQPFILTSSDDMLIKLWDWDKKWSCSQVFEGHTHYVMQIVINPKDNNQFASASLDRTIKVWQLGSSSPNFTLEGHEKGVNCIDYYSGGDKPYLISGADDRLVKIWDYQNKTCVQTLEGHAQNVSCASFHPELPIIITGSEDGTVRIWHSSTYRLESTLNYGMERVWCVASLRGSNNVALGYDEGSIIVKLGREEPAMSMDANGKIIWAKHSEVQQANLKAMGDAEIKDGERLPLAVKDMGSCEIYPQTIQHNPNGRFVVVCGDGEYIIYTAMALRNKSFGSAQEFAWAHDSSEYAIRESNSIVKIFKNFKEKKSFKPDFGAESIYGGFLLGVRSVNGLAFYDWDNTELIRRIEIQPKHIFWSDSGELVCIATEESFFILKYLSEKVLAAQETHEGVTEDGIEDAFEVLGEIQEIVKTGLWVGDCFIYTSSVNRLNYYVGGEIVTIAHLDRTMYLLGYIPKDNRLYLGDKELNIVSYSLLVSVLEYQTAVMRRDFSMADKVLPTIPKEQRTRVAHFLEKQGFKQQALTVSTDPEHRFELALQLGELKIAYQLAVEAESEQKWKQLAELAISKCQFGLAQECLHHAQDYGGLLLLATASGNANMVNKLAEGAERDGKNNVAFMSYFLQGKVDACLELLIRTGRLPEAAFLARTYLPSQVSRVVKLWRENLSKVNQKAAESLADPTEYENLFPGLKEAFVVEEWVKETHADLWPAKQYPLVTPNEERNVMEEGKDFQPSRSTAQQELDGKPASPTPVIVASHTANKEEKGLLELEVDLDNLELEDMDTTDINLDEDILDD, from the exons ATG cCTCTGCGACTTGATATCAAAAGAAAGCTAACTGCTAGATCTGATCGAGTTAAGAGTGTGGATCTGCATCCTACAGAGCCATGGATGTTGGCAAGTCTTTACAATGGCAGTGTGTGTGTTTGGAATCATGAAACACAG ACACTGGTGAAGACATTTGAAGTATGTGATCTTCCTGTTCGAGCTGCAAAGTTTGTTGCAAGGAAGAATTGGGTTGTGACAGGAGCG GATGACATGCAGATTAGAGTGTTCAATTACAATACTCTGGAGAGAGTTCATATGTTTGAAGCACACTCAGACTACATTCGCTGTATTGCTGTTCATCCAACCCAGCCTTTCATTCTAACTAGCAGTG ATGACATGCTTATTAAGCTCTGGGACTGGGATAAAAAATGGTCTTGCTCACAAGTGTTTGAAGGACACACCCATTATGTTATGCAGATTGTGATCAACCCCAAAGATAACAATCAGTTTGCCAGTGCCTCTTTGGACAGGACTATCAAG GTATGGCAGTTGGGCTCGTCATCACCAAACTTCACTTTGGAAGGACATGAGAAAGGCGTGAATTGCATTGATTACTACAGTGGTGGGGACAAGCCATACCTCATTTCAGGTGCAGATGACCGTCTTGTTAAAATATGGGATTATCAG AATAAAACATGTGTGCAGACACTGGAAGGACATGCCCAAAATGTGTCTTGTGCCAGCTTTCATCCTGAGTTGCCAATCATTATCACAGGTTCAGAAGATG GAACAGTACGTATTTGGCATTCAAGCACCTACCGGCTTGAGAGCACACTGAATTATGGAATGGAGAGGGTATGGTGCGTGGCCAGTCTAAGAGGGTCAAACAATGTCGCTTTGGGCTATGATGAAGGGAGCATCATTGTTAAG cttGGTCGGGAGGAACCTGCCATGTCCATGGATGCCAATGGAAAGATAATTTGGGCCAAGCATTCAGAAGTCCAGCAGGCCAACCTAAAAGCAATGGGAGATGCTGAAATTAAAGATGGTGAAAGATTGCCACTGGCAGTAAAGGATATGGGCAGTTGTGAAATATACCCTCAGACTATTCAGCACAATCCTAATGGGCG GTTTGTGGTGGTGTGTGGTGATGGGGAGTATATCATCTACACAGCAATGGCATTGAGAAACAAGAGCTTTGGATCTGCTCAGGAGTTTGCATGGGCCCACGATTCTTCAGA GTATGCAATAAGAGAGAGCAACAGCATTGTAAAGATATTTAAgaactttaaggaaaaaaaatcatttaaaccaGATTTTGGAGCAGAAA GTATCTACGGCGGCTTCTTATTGGGAGTCAGATCTGTAAATGGCTTAGCCTTCTACGACTGGGACAATACAGAACTCATACGAAGAATTGAAATTCAGCCCAAACAT ATTTTCTGGTCTGACTCTGGAGAGCTAGTCTGTATTGCTACTGAGGAATCATTTTTTATCCTTAAGTATCTGTCAGAAAAAGTCTTGGCTGCACAGGAAACACATGAGGGAGTTACTgaagatggcattgaagatgcCTTTGAG gTTCTTGGTGAGATTCAGGAAATTGTGAAAACAGGGCTTTGGGTAGGCGATTGCTTCATTTACACAAGTTCTGTGAACAGATTAAATTATTATGTTGGAGGAGAAATAGTCACCATTGCCCACTTGGACAG GACGATGTATCTCCTAGGCTACATTCCTAAAGACAACAGGCTTTATCTGGGGGATAAAGAATTGAACATCGTTAGCTATTCCCTGCTGGTTTCAGTCCTGGAATACCAGACAGCTGTCATGCGGAGGGACTTTAGCATGGCTGATAAGGTCCTTCCTACCATTCCAAAAGAACAGAGGACCAGAGTTGCACACTTTTTGGAAAAGCAG gGCTTCAAGCAGCAAGCTCTTACAGTATCCACAGATCCTGAGCATCGTTTTGAGCTTGCTCTTCAGCTTGGAGAGTTAAAAATTGCATACCAGTTAGCAGTGGAAGCAGAG TCAGAACAGAAGTGGAAACAACTTGCTGAACTTGCCATTAGTAAATGTCAGTTTGGCCTAGCCCAGGAGTGCCTGCATCATGCACAGGATTATGGGGGCCTGCTGCTTTTGGCCACTGCCTCTGGAAATGCTAATATGGTGAACAAGCTAGCAGAGGGTGCGGAGAGAGATGGCAAAAATAATGTGGCATTCATGAGCTACTTTTTACAGGGCAA GGTTGATGCCTGCCTAGAGCTCTTAATTAGAACTGGACGGCTGCCAGAAGCTGCCTTCTTGGCCCGAACTTACTTACCCAGTCAGGTTTCAAG GGTAGTGAAACTCTGGAGAGAGAATCTCTCAAAAGTCAATCAGAAAGCAGCAGAATCCCTTGCTGACCCAACAGAGTATGAAAACCTGTTCCCTGGATTAAAAGAAGCCTTTGTTGTTGAAGAATGGGTGAAGGAAACACATGCTGATCTGTGGCCAGCCAAACAATACCCACTTGTCACG CCAAATGAAGAGAGAAATGTCATGGAAGAGGGAAAAGACTTTCAGCCCTCAAGATCTACAGCTCAACAG GAACTTGATGGGAAACCTGCTTCTCCTACTCCGGTTATTGTGGCCTCCCACACAGCcaacaaagaagaaaag GGTTTACTCGAACTAGAAGTAGATTTGGATAATTTGGAATTAGAAGATATGGACACAACAGATATCAATCTGGATGAAGATATTTTGGATGATTGA